The Paracoccus aminovorans genome has a window encoding:
- a CDS encoding acyl-CoA dehydrogenase family protein: MTPLKATADLETHEVLNQPEPPGDRDLWRDDPALRRALAASGAGLEALAGYGAALGRADLRGAARDANRNPPELCLFDSGGRRLDEVRFHPAYHRFMRLSAGAGYHCIAWEGQPGGHQSHAAMVYLASQVEPGHCCPLTMTHAAMPVIAGAELPGDWRGAMLSRDYDPSVRAMARKSGVTLGMAMTEKQGGSDVRANTTRAQRDGEAWRLTGHKWFCSAPMSDGFLTLAQTDRGLTCFLVPRWLEEGRNGIRIQRLKDKLGNRANASAEIEYVRALAWQLGGEGDGIRTIVEMVHHTRLDTAVAPAGLMRAALREAHHWVAHRSAFQRRLIDQPLMRAVLADLVLDWHGCLALGFGVAHAFDGHSDEDRAFSRIGVALAKYLSNKLCPLVIAEAMEVLGGMGYVEDTPLPLLYREAPLNGIWEGSGNVICLDALRTLAREQRAAEALAARLDAARGLDAAYDAELSAHRDRWPGSVPEPEARWFVEQSALLLAAAELLGAGGAAVAEAFVRTRLTGQRGRFPGAFPLGAAESALAAGFSGKA, encoded by the coding sequence ATGACGCCGCTGAAGGCTACCGCCGATCTGGAGACGCATGAGGTGCTGAACCAGCCCGAACCGCCGGGCGATCGTGACCTCTGGCGCGACGATCCTGCGCTGCGCCGGGCTCTGGCGGCCAGCGGCGCGGGGCTGGAGGCGCTTGCCGGTTACGGCGCTGCCCTGGGCCGGGCCGACCTGCGCGGGGCCGCCCGCGACGCCAATCGCAACCCGCCCGAACTGTGCCTGTTCGACAGCGGCGGGCGCCGCCTGGACGAGGTGCGCTTTCATCCCGCCTATCACCGCTTCATGCGGCTGTCGGCCGGCGCGGGCTATCACTGCATCGCCTGGGAGGGGCAGCCGGGAGGCCACCAGTCCCATGCCGCCATGGTCTATCTGGCCAGCCAGGTCGAACCCGGTCATTGCTGCCCGCTGACCATGACCCATGCGGCGATGCCGGTGATCGCCGGCGCCGAACTGCCGGGGGACTGGCGCGGGGCGATGCTGTCGCGCGACTACGACCCCTCGGTCCGGGCCATGGCGCGGAAGTCTGGCGTCACCTTGGGCATGGCGATGACGGAAAAGCAGGGCGGCTCGGACGTGCGCGCGAATACCACCCGGGCGCAGCGCGACGGCGAGGCTTGGCGGCTGACCGGGCACAAGTGGTTCTGCTCGGCGCCGATGTCGGACGGCTTCCTGACCCTGGCGCAGACCGACCGTGGCTTGACCTGCTTCCTGGTGCCGCGCTGGCTGGAGGAGGGGCGCAACGGCATCCGCATCCAGCGGCTCAAGGACAAGCTGGGCAATCGCGCCAATGCCTCGGCCGAGATCGAATATGTCCGCGCCCTGGCCTGGCAGCTGGGCGGCGAAGGCGACGGCATCCGCACCATCGTCGAGATGGTGCATCACACCCGGCTGGACACGGCGGTGGCGCCTGCCGGGCTGATGCGCGCCGCCCTGCGCGAGGCGCATCACTGGGTCGCGCATCGCAGCGCCTTCCAGCGGCGGCTGATCGACCAGCCGCTGATGCGCGCGGTCTTGGCCGATCTGGTGCTGGACTGGCACGGCTGTCTGGCGCTGGGTTTCGGCGTCGCTCATGCCTTCGACGGCCACAGCGACGAGGATCGCGCCTTCTCCCGCATCGGTGTGGCGCTGGCCAAGTATCTGTCGAACAAGCTGTGCCCGCTGGTGATCGCCGAGGCGATGGAGGTGCTGGGGGGCATGGGCTATGTCGAGGACACGCCGCTGCCGCTCTTGTATCGGGAGGCGCCGCTGAACGGCATCTGGGAGGGGTCGGGCAATGTGATCTGCCTGGACGCGCTGCGCACGCTGGCCCGCGAACAGCGTGCGGCCGAGGCGCTGGCCGCCAGGCTCGACGCTGCCCGTGGCCTGGATGCCGCTTACGATGCGGAGTTGTCGGCACATCGCGACCGCTGGCCAGGCAGCGTGCCCGAGCCCGAGGCGCGCTGGTTTGTCGAGCAAAGCGCTCTGCTGCTTGCGGCCGCGGAATTGCTGGGCGCTGGTGGGGCTGCAGTGGCCGAAGCCTTTGTGCGCACCCGCCTGACCGGCCAGCGCGGCCGCTTTCCCGGAGCCTTTCCTCTCGGGGCCGCCGAAAGTGCGTTGGCAGCGGGGTTTTCAGGCAAAGCCTGA
- the hpbA gene encoding N-methyl-L-proline N-demethylase HpbA, with the protein MSNDPLLQPFQLKHLTLRNRIMITSHEPAYPEDGMPKDRYRAYHVERAKAGVALTMTAGSASVSRDSPPVFNNILAWKDEVVGWMKRLADECHDHGAAVMIQLTHLGRRTRWDKADWLPVLSPGHEREAAHRAFPKKMEDWDIARVIGDYVDAAERMKAAGLDGIEIQAYGHLMDQFWSPLTNDLDGPYGGSLDNRLRFTFDVLRGIRDRCGEDFILGVRYTGDEDLPGGLTAADGIEISRRLKDSGLVDFLNVVKGHIDTDAGLTDVIPVQGMRNAPHLEFAGAIRKATDFPTFHAAKIPDVPTARHAIAAGLLDMVGMTRAHMADPHLVRKVIEGREDDIRPCVGANYCLDRIYQGGMAFCLHNAATGREQTMPHAIPAAETKKRITIVGAGPAGMEAARVAAERGHAVTVFEAADQPGGQIRLTAQDERRREMISIIAWRMAQCEKHGVAFRFNTFADAADVLATDPDAVIVATGGLPHVEVLEQGNDLVCSAWDILAGDVKPGRNVLIFDDAGDHAALQAADLISATGAQVEIVTPDRSFSPEVMAMNLVPYMRNLQKRDTTFTVTWRLQSVAREGNQLRATLGSDYGAFTRERIVDQVVVNHGTRPLDELYFDLKPLSSNLGEVDYEALTTGGLQEVRKNPEGRFCLYRIGDAVAARNTHAAIYDALRLVKDL; encoded by the coding sequence ATGTCGAACGATCCCCTTTTGCAGCCGTTCCAGCTGAAGCACCTGACGCTGCGCAACCGCATCATGATCACCAGCCACGAGCCGGCCTATCCCGAGGACGGCATGCCCAAGGACCGCTATCGCGCCTATCACGTCGAGCGCGCCAAGGCCGGGGTGGCGCTGACCATGACCGCCGGATCGGCCTCGGTGTCGCGCGACAGCCCGCCGGTGTTCAACAACATCCTGGCCTGGAAGGACGAGGTGGTCGGCTGGATGAAGCGGCTGGCCGACGAATGCCACGACCACGGCGCGGCGGTGATGATCCAGCTGACCCACCTGGGGCGCCGCACGCGCTGGGACAAGGCCGACTGGCTGCCGGTGCTTTCGCCCGGGCATGAGCGCGAGGCGGCGCATCGCGCTTTCCCGAAGAAGATGGAGGACTGGGACATCGCCCGGGTGATCGGCGATTATGTCGATGCGGCCGAGCGCATGAAGGCAGCGGGGCTCGACGGGATCGAGATCCAGGCCTACGGCCATCTGATGGACCAGTTCTGGTCGCCGCTGACCAATGACCTGGACGGGCCCTATGGCGGCAGCCTGGACAACCGGCTGCGCTTCACCTTCGACGTCCTGCGCGGCATCCGCGACCGCTGCGGCGAGGATTTCATCCTGGGCGTGCGCTATACCGGCGACGAGGACTTGCCGGGCGGGCTGACCGCCGCGGACGGGATCGAGATCTCGCGCCGGCTCAAGGACAGCGGGCTGGTGGATTTCCTGAACGTGGTCAAGGGCCATATCGACACCGACGCCGGGCTGACCGACGTGATCCCGGTGCAGGGGATGCGCAACGCCCCGCATCTGGAGTTCGCCGGCGCGATCCGCAAGGCCACGGATTTCCCGACCTTCCACGCGGCCAAGATCCCCGACGTGCCGACCGCGCGCCACGCCATTGCGGCGGGTTTGCTGGACATGGTCGGCATGACCCGCGCCCACATGGCCGACCCGCATCTGGTCCGCAAAGTCATCGAAGGGCGCGAGGACGACATCCGCCCCTGCGTCGGCGCCAACTACTGCCTCGACCGCATCTACCAGGGCGGCATGGCCTTCTGCCTGCACAATGCCGCGACCGGCCGCGAGCAGACCATGCCGCATGCCATCCCCGCTGCCGAAACGAAGAAGCGCATCACTATCGTCGGCGCCGGTCCCGCGGGCATGGAAGCCGCCCGTGTCGCCGCCGAGCGCGGCCACGCGGTGACGGTCTTCGAGGCCGCCGACCAGCCCGGCGGCCAGATCCGCCTGACCGCGCAGGACGAGCGCCGGCGCGAGATGATCTCGATCATCGCCTGGCGCATGGCGCAATGCGAAAAGCATGGCGTGGCGTTCCGCTTCAACACCTTCGCCGATGCGGCCGATGTGCTGGCCACCGATCCCGACGCGGTCATCGTCGCCACCGGCGGCCTGCCGCATGTCGAGGTGCTTGAGCAGGGCAACGATCTGGTCTGCTCGGCCTGGGACATCCTCGCCGGCGACGTGAAGCCGGGCCGCAACGTGCTGATCTTCGACGACGCGGGCGATCATGCGGCGCTGCAGGCCGCCGACCTGATCTCCGCCACCGGCGCCCAGGTCGAGATCGTGACTCCGGACCGCAGCTTCTCGCCCGAGGTGATGGCGATGAACCTGGTGCCCTATATGCGCAACCTGCAAAAGCGCGACACCACCTTCACCGTGACCTGGCGGCTGCAATCGGTAGCGCGCGAGGGCAACCAGCTGCGCGCGACCTTGGGCAGCGATTATGGCGCCTTCACGCGTGAGCGGATCGTGGACCAGGTGGTGGTCAACCACGGCACCCGGCCGCTGGACGAGTTGTATTTCGACCTGAAGCCGCTGTCCTCGAACCTGGGCGAGGTGGATTACGAGGCCCTGACCACCGGCGGGTTGCAAGAGGTCCGCAAGAACCCCGAAGGGCGCTTTTGCCTCTACCGCATCGGCGACGCGGTGGCCGCCCGCAACACCCATGCCGCGATCTACGACGCGCTGCGGCTGGTCAAGGATCTGTAA
- a CDS encoding TetR/AcrR family transcriptional regulator: protein MENQAASETGWRGSREGWLEAGYRALIDSGIEAVKILPLARQLNLSRTSFYWFFEDREALLSALIDGWEEHTTRPLVAATREYAETQTEAMLNVLACFLSGTFDARLEFAVRSWALQDRRVAERIETADAARLRALIEMLVGWGHDPAESDVRARTIYLTQLGYISMQAREELQTRMARIPTYVEIYTGARPEPREIARFNARLIPPPRPAS from the coding sequence ATGGAAAACCAAGCTGCTTCCGAAACCGGATGGCGCGGATCCCGCGAGGGCTGGCTTGAGGCCGGCTATCGGGCACTGATCGACAGCGGCATCGAGGCGGTCAAGATCCTGCCCCTGGCCCGGCAGCTGAACCTGTCGCGCACCAGCTTTTATTGGTTCTTCGAGGATCGCGAGGCGCTGCTGAGCGCGCTGATCGACGGCTGGGAGGAACACACGACCAGGCCGCTGGTCGCAGCGACGCGGGAATATGCCGAAACCCAGACCGAGGCGATGCTGAACGTGCTGGCCTGCTTCCTGTCGGGAACCTTCGACGCGCGGCTGGAATTCGCGGTGCGCAGCTGGGCGCTGCAGGATCGCAGGGTGGCCGAGCGGATCGAGACGGCGGACGCGGCCCGGCTGCGGGCGCTGATCGAGATGCTGGTGGGCTGGGGCCACGACCCGGCCGAGTCGGATGTGCGGGCACGCACCATCTACCTGACGCAGCTGGGCTACATCTCGATGCAGGCGCGCGAAGAGCTGCAGACGCGCATGGCGCGCATCCCGACCTATGTCGAGATCTATACCGGCGCCCGCCCCGAGCCGCGCGAGATCGCCCGCTTCAACGCGCGCCTGATTCCGCCGCCCCGGCCGGCATCATGA
- a CDS encoding ABC transporter substrate-binding protein, which produces MKRSYLLGTAFALPFMALAGAASADCGDLTIASMNWQSAELMANLDQFILNQGYGCNADIVVGDTVPSITSLIEKGQPEIVPEAWVDLMPEIVAAGKADGKIVELARSLSDGGQQGWFIPRYMLDEHPNLNKIEEILAHPELFPAPEDSSKGAVYNGPAGWGGTVVTTQLAKAFDIEGKGFTLVDTGSAAGLDGSMAKAYEQKGPWLGFYWAPTSMLGKYDMVAVDFGMPNDMDEWKRCTSVADCPDPKPNAFPVDNVFTLVSKKFADEADAGVIDYLTKRSWGNDTVNKMMAWMTDNQATGEDGAKEFLRTHEEMWTQWVSPEAAEKIKGAL; this is translated from the coding sequence ATGAAAAGATCCTACCTCCTCGGCACCGCCTTCGCCCTGCCCTTCATGGCGCTGGCCGGGGCCGCCTCGGCCGATTGCGGCGACCTGACCATCGCCAGCATGAACTGGCAAAGCGCCGAGCTGATGGCCAATCTCGACCAGTTCATCCTGAACCAGGGTTATGGCTGCAACGCCGATATCGTCGTCGGCGACACCGTCCCCAGCATCACCTCGCTGATCGAAAAGGGCCAGCCCGAGATCGTGCCCGAGGCCTGGGTGGACCTGATGCCCGAGATCGTCGCCGCCGGAAAGGCGGACGGCAAGATCGTCGAACTGGCCCGCTCGCTGTCGGACGGCGGCCAGCAGGGCTGGTTCATCCCGCGCTACATGCTGGACGAGCACCCGAACCTGAACAAGATCGAAGAGATCCTGGCCCATCCCGAACTGTTCCCGGCGCCCGAGGACAGCAGCAAGGGCGCCGTCTACAACGGCCCGGCGGGCTGGGGCGGCACGGTGGTGACCACGCAGCTGGCCAAGGCCTTCGACATCGAGGGCAAGGGCTTCACCCTGGTCGATACCGGCTCGGCCGCCGGCCTGGACGGCTCGATGGCCAAGGCCTATGAGCAGAAGGGGCCGTGGCTGGGCTTCTACTGGGCGCCGACCTCGATGCTGGGCAAATACGACATGGTCGCGGTCGATTTCGGCATGCCGAACGACATGGACGAATGGAAGCGCTGCACCTCGGTCGCGGATTGTCCCGATCCCAAGCCGAACGCCTTCCCGGTGGACAACGTCTTTACCCTGGTCTCGAAGAAATTCGCCGACGAGGCCGATGCGGGCGTCATCGACTATCTGACCAAGCGCAGCTGGGGCAACGACACGGTCAACAAGATGATGGCCTGGATGACCGACAACCAGGCGACCGGCGAAGACGGCGCCAAGGAATTCCTGCGCACGCATGAAGAGATGTGGACGCAGTGGGTCTCACCCGAGGCGGCGGAAAAGATCAAGGGCGCGCTCTGA
- a CDS encoding ABC transporter permease, with protein sequence MSWFTSFPQIDDAHLRDLKRVIDDGFRNFTRSYGDMIEGFFSPLQHLLSWSEKLLTNAPWPIVLLVVAVLAWGASRSMRVVISSVLVLALIGMFGMWNDTMKTVSMILASTLISIAIGLPLGILMSRSQRVQSVLNPILDVMQTMPSFVYLIPVVMLLGIGRVPGLIAVVIYALPPMIRLTNLGIRQVDREVLEAADAFGSSAWQKLVKAELPLALPTIMAGINQTIMMALAMVVIASMIGVQGLGQPVLRAINNQYFTLGLFNGFAIVGIAILFDRISQAWGKRLQKHHEASHD encoded by the coding sequence ATGTCTTGGTTTACCTCATTCCCCCAGATCGACGACGCGCATCTGCGCGACCTCAAGCGGGTCATCGACGACGGTTTCCGCAACTTCACCCGCAGCTACGGCGACATGATCGAAGGCTTCTTCAGCCCGCTCCAGCACCTGCTGAGCTGGTCCGAAAAGCTGCTGACCAACGCCCCCTGGCCCATCGTCCTTCTGGTCGTCGCGGTTCTTGCCTGGGGGGCCAGCCGCAGCATGCGCGTGGTGATCTCCAGCGTGCTGGTGCTGGCGCTGATCGGCATGTTCGGCATGTGGAACGACACGATGAAAACGGTGTCGATGATCCTGGCCTCGACCCTGATCTCCATCGCCATCGGCCTGCCGCTGGGCATCCTGATGTCGCGCTCGCAGCGGGTGCAGTCGGTGCTGAACCCGATCCTCGACGTGATGCAGACCATGCCGAGCTTCGTCTACCTGATCCCGGTGGTCATGCTTCTGGGCATCGGCCGGGTGCCGGGGCTGATCGCCGTGGTGATCTATGCGCTGCCGCCGATGATCCGCCTGACCAACCTCGGCATCCGCCAGGTCGACCGCGAGGTGCTGGAAGCCGCGGACGCCTTCGGCTCCTCGGCCTGGCAGAAGCTGGTCAAGGCCGAGCTGCCGCTGGCGCTGCCCACCATCATGGCCGGCATCAACCAGACCATCATGATGGCGCTGGCCATGGTGGTGATCGCCTCGATGATCGGGGTGCAGGGGCTGGGCCAGCCGGTGCTGCGCGCCATCAACAACCAGTATTTCACGCTGGGGCTGTTCAACGGCTTCGCCATCGTCGGCATCGCCATCCTGTTCGACCGCATCAGCCAGGCCTGGGGCAAGCGGCTGCAAAAGCATCACGAGGCCAGCCATGACTGA
- a CDS encoding quaternary amine ABC transporter ATP-binding protein, which produces MTDPIGIEIRNLYKIFGPNPETHVAAVRAGMSKAELQAKHHHVLGLRDINISIAPGSIQVIMGLSGSGKSTLIRHINRLIEPTAGEIVIEGRNVVEMSRDDLRAFRRLKTAMVFQKFGLLPHRTVLDNTAYGLEVQGMSEAERYRTAMRWIERVGLKGFEKSYPSQLSGGMQQRVGLARALANDAPILLMDEAYSALDPLIRYDMQTVLLDLQQEVRKTIVFITHDLDEALRIGDRIALLRDGSVIQQGTAQDIVMRPADDYVANFVQHVDRGKVLKVGAVMVAHQGSEPLPEASIAADASIAEALQRMAASRLQALQVQDPDGQPVGIIPFQNAINAYTGSAAATA; this is translated from the coding sequence ATGACTGATCCCATCGGCATCGAGATCCGCAATCTCTACAAGATCTTCGGCCCCAATCCCGAGACCCATGTCGCCGCCGTCCGCGCCGGCATGTCCAAGGCCGAGCTGCAGGCGAAGCACCACCATGTGCTGGGCCTGCGCGACATCAACATCTCGATCGCGCCGGGCAGCATCCAGGTGATCATGGGGCTGTCGGGTTCCGGGAAATCGACGCTGATCCGCCACATCAACCGGCTGATCGAGCCCACGGCGGGCGAGATCGTCATCGAGGGCCGCAACGTCGTCGAGATGTCCAGGGACGATCTGCGCGCGTTCCGCCGCCTCAAGACCGCGATGGTGTTCCAGAAGTTCGGCCTGCTGCCGCATCGCACCGTGCTGGACAATACCGCCTACGGGCTCGAAGTGCAGGGCATGTCCGAGGCCGAGCGCTATCGCACCGCCATGCGCTGGATCGAGCGGGTCGGCCTCAAGGGCTTCGAGAAGAGCTATCCCAGCCAGCTGTCGGGGGGCATGCAGCAGCGCGTCGGCCTGGCCCGCGCCCTGGCCAACGACGCCCCGATCCTCCTGATGGACGAGGCCTATTCGGCGCTGGACCCGCTGATCCGCTACGACATGCAGACGGTGCTGCTGGACCTGCAGCAGGAGGTCCGCAAGACCATCGTCTTCATCACCCACGACCTGGACGAGGCCTTGCGCATCGGCGACCGCATCGCGCTTCTGCGCGACGGTTCGGTGATCCAGCAGGGCACGGCGCAGGACATCGTCATGCGCCCGGCCGACGATTATGTCGCCAATTTCGTCCAGCATGTCGACCGGGGCAAGGTGCTGAAGGTGGGCGCGGTCATGGTGGCGCATCAGGGCTCCGAGCCGCTGCCCGAGGCCAGCATCGCCGCCGATGCCAGCATCGCCGAGGCGCTTCAGCGCATGGCCGCCAGCCGGTTGCAGGCCCTGCAGGTTCAGGACCCGGACGGGCAGCCGGTCGGGATCATCCCGTTCCAGAACGCCATCAACGCCTATACCGGAAGCGCGGCTGCGACCGCATGA
- a CDS encoding pyrroline-5-carboxylate reductase family protein — protein MKIGLVGATGWLGSALGAGLLSRGIVSPRDLVLSNRSGPRPDYHGHADVVWARDTADLAAQSDVIVVSVRPEDWPGLALRAEGRLVLSFMAGVDAAALSGCGGRIVRAMPNAAAEIGASYSPFWASEAVTAADREVVRRLLGAIGTTDELADEAQIDLMTALPGSGAAYPALMAVAMAAFMRARGIPDAIAWRAAEAAVVGGARLLEGRIAEAQALVSAYRDYRGTTAAGLDAAEAAGFSRAIEAALAAATEKARHMASDRNSEG, from the coding sequence ATGAAGATCGGGCTTGTCGGTGCCACCGGCTGGTTGGGCTCGGCGCTTGGCGCCGGGCTGTTGTCGCGCGGGATCGTCAGCCCGCGCGACCTGGTGCTGTCGAACCGCAGCGGGCCGCGCCCCGACTATCACGGCCATGCCGATGTGGTCTGGGCGCGGGACACCGCCGATCTGGCGGCGCAGAGCGACGTGATCGTGGTCTCGGTGCGCCCCGAGGACTGGCCCGGGCTGGCACTGCGGGCCGAGGGGCGGCTGGTGCTGTCCTTCATGGCCGGCGTCGACGCGGCCGCGCTTTCCGGTTGCGGCGGCCGGATCGTGCGGGCCATGCCCAATGCCGCGGCAGAAATCGGCGCCTCCTATTCGCCCTTTTGGGCGTCCGAGGCGGTGACGGCAGCAGACCGCGAGGTCGTGCGGCGGCTGCTGGGCGCCATCGGCACCACCGACGAGCTGGCGGATGAGGCCCAGATCGACCTGATGACCGCCCTGCCCGGCTCGGGCGCGGCCTATCCGGCGCTGATGGCCGTGGCGATGGCCGCGTTCATGCGGGCGCGGGGCATCCCCGACGCCATCGCCTGGCGCGCGGCCGAGGCCGCCGTGGTCGGCGGCGCCCGGCTGCTGGAGGGCCGCATCGCCGAGGCGCAGGCGCTGGTCTCCGCCTATCGCGATTATCGCGGCACCACCGCGGCGGGGCTCGACGCGGCCGAAGCGGCGGGCTTCAGCCGAGCCATCGAGGCCGCCCTCGCCGCCGCGACCGAGAAGGCTCGGCACATGGCGTCGGATCGAAACAGCGAGGGCTGA
- a CDS encoding phospholipase D-like domain-containing protein: MQHPAFQPGRNCWRVETAERFSVIVDGADYFRALRESLLKAQRLVILIGWDFDFEIEMLPGESDAEGDAPDGLPNRIGPFLDALVDRCPGLDIYLLKWSGGALIAPGGMLPAVRIKVLSPEQIHLAFDGRHPIGACHHQKIVAIDDSLAFCGGIDVTAGRWDTRDHSPGDLCRRQADGEIAQPWHDVTTVMSGPAAAALSRLGRARWSRAQDAEMDEDFRPGADRWPGSVPVGFRDARIAIARTEPPESDRAAVAEIERLYLDSIAAARDCIYLESQYFAADSITAAIGRQLARPDGPDVVVINPRAAQGMIEDEAMHVTRSRMIRQLRALDRHDRFRILHPVNAAGEDIYVHAKVSIIDDRLLRVGSGNIDRRSMGFDTECDVALLAEDRRDRDAVRALRDGLLAEHLGRDPAEVARRIAEEGSVTAAIDALNRPQGRGLRPIRPRKESLLGSVLADTRFFDPRYRRSAQARLGITSRHVMLGGAALAAGAWLWARHRRGKSRPPE, encoded by the coding sequence ATGCAGCATCCCGCATTCCAACCCGGCCGCAACTGCTGGCGGGTCGAAACGGCCGAGCGCTTTTCGGTCATCGTCGACGGCGCCGATTATTTCCGGGCGCTGCGGGAATCGCTGCTCAAGGCGCAGCGGCTGGTGATCCTGATCGGCTGGGACTTCGATTTCGAGATCGAGATGCTGCCCGGCGAAAGCGATGCCGAAGGCGATGCTCCGGACGGCCTGCCGAACCGGATCGGCCCCTTCCTCGATGCGCTTGTGGACCGATGCCCCGGGCTCGACATCTACCTGCTGAAATGGAGCGGCGGCGCCCTGATCGCGCCCGGCGGCATGCTGCCGGCGGTGCGGATCAAGGTGCTGTCGCCGGAACAGATCCACCTGGCCTTCGACGGCCGCCATCCCATCGGCGCCTGTCACCACCAGAAGATCGTCGCCATCGACGATTCCCTGGCCTTTTGCGGCGGCATTGATGTGACCGCCGGGCGCTGGGACACCCGCGACCACAGCCCCGGCGACCTTTGCCGCCGGCAGGCGGATGGCGAGATCGCCCAGCCCTGGCACGATGTCACCACCGTCATGTCCGGCCCCGCCGCCGCGGCGCTCAGCCGGCTGGGCCGGGCGCGCTGGTCCCGCGCCCAGGACGCCGAAATGGACGAGGACTTCCGCCCCGGCGCCGACCGCTGGCCGGGCAGCGTGCCGGTGGGTTTTCGCGACGCCCGCATCGCCATCGCCCGGACCGAGCCGCCCGAATCCGACCGCGCCGCCGTGGCCGAGATCGAGCGGCTCTATCTCGACAGCATCGCCGCCGCGCGCGACTGCATCTATCTGGAATCCCAGTATTTCGCCGCCGACAGCATCACGGCGGCCATCGGCCGGCAGTTGGCCCGGCCCGACGGACCCGACGTGGTGGTGATAAATCCCCGCGCCGCCCAGGGCATGATCGAGGACGAGGCCATGCATGTCACCCGCAGCCGCATGATCCGGCAGCTGCGGGCGCTGGACCGGCACGACCGCTTCCGCATCCTCCATCCGGTCAATGCGGCGGGCGAGGACATCTATGTCCATGCCAAGGTCTCGATCATCGACGACCGGCTGCTGCGGGTGGGCTCGGGCAATATCGACCGCCGCTCGATGGGCTTCGACACCGAATGCGACGTGGCGCTGCTGGCCGAGGACCGCCGCGACCGCGACGCCGTCCGTGCCTTGCGCGACGGCCTGCTGGCCGAGCATCTGGGCCGCGACCCGGCCGAGGTCGCGCGGCGTATCGCCGAGGAAGGCAGCGTCACCGCCGCCATCGACGCGCTGAACCGCCCGCAAGGCCGCGGTCTGCGCCCGATCCGCCCGCGCAAGGAAAGCCTGCTGGGCAGCGTTCTGGCCGATACCCGCTTTTTCGACCCGCGCTATCGCCGCAGCGCCCAGGCGCGGCTGGGCATCACCTCGCGCCATGTCATGCTGGGCGGCGCGGCGCTGGCGGCGGGGGCATGGCTGTGGGCACGCCACCGCCGCGGCAAGTCCCGGCCGCCCGAGTGA
- a CDS encoding DUF805 domain-containing protein yields the protein MGFKEAVRICMQEKYVTFSGRAPRSEYWWFILFTTLVSVVVVGLGVATLNFSTGEPSTLSWIFFGLIGLFYLVVALPMISVTVRRFHDRNLSGWWYLATIVVGAVPYLGFLASIAALIITILRGTPGDNNFGPDPLNPRNSAEVFA from the coding sequence ATGGGTTTCAAAGAAGCCGTCCGCATTTGCATGCAGGAAAAATACGTGACGTTCTCGGGGCGGGCTCCGCGGTCCGAATACTGGTGGTTCATCCTGTTCACCACGCTGGTCTCGGTCGTCGTGGTCGGGCTGGGCGTCGCCACCCTCAATTTCAGCACGGGCGAGCCGTCGACGCTGTCCTGGATCTTCTTCGGCCTGATCGGCCTATTCTATCTGGTGGTCGCCCTGCCGATGATCTCGGTCACCGTGCGCCGCTTCCACGACCGCAACCTGTCGGGTTGGTGGTACTTGGCCACCATCGTCGTCGGCGCCGTCCCCTATCTCGGCTTTCTGGCCAGCATCGCCGCGCTGATCATCACCATCCTGCGCGGCACCCCGGGCGACAACAATTTCGGCCCGGACCCGCTGAACCCGCGGAACAGCGCCGAAGTCTTTGCCTGA